Part of the Sorghum bicolor cultivar BTx623 chromosome 1, Sorghum_bicolor_NCBIv3, whole genome shotgun sequence genome, GCCGATAGCTCACATCACATCACATCACATCACATCTGCGGGCAGGAGTAGCAGGCCGGGCCCTGATCAAGCCCAAGCTAAACTACTCCAATCCAATCCAAGCCAAGCCAAGCCAGTCCATCCATCCAATCCAAGAAAGAAAACGCGGATGAATGAAAGAttcaaaaaagaagaagaagaaaacacacacacacacacacacacacacacacacacggatGAATCTGTTTTGTGGCAACTGGCAAGAAACAGCAACGTACCGTAGCGACAGACAGACGGACCATGCTTAAACTAGCTACTAGGACCAACCAAACCAAACTACGTAGGCGTTGAGTTGAGGGAGTTACCTTGACAGCGACATTCGTCGATCCACAAGGCACGTCTCCACTAAAAAACAATCATCACTCCAAGTCCCACTGTAGTATGTATATATAAAATCAATCAGCAGCGGCACATGCACAAGCTAGCACAACAATAACACAAAGGGTTTCGATCGAGCTCAAGCTATAGCAAGAATTAATGGCAACTTACGCTTCAACATCCTCCCTTGCCTGCCTCTTCATCGTCTTACTTGTATCCTTGGCTCTACCCGGGAGCCATGGTGGCAGCATTGCCATCTACTGGGGCCAGAACGGCAACGAGGGCACTCTCGCCGACACCTGCGCCACCGGCAACTATGCCTTTGTCAACATCGCCTTCCTCTGTAGCTTCGGCTCGGGGCAGAAGCCGCAGCTGAACCTCGCGGGTCACTGCGACCCCTACTCCAACGCCTGCACAAACCTCACCGCAGACATCAACTCATGCCAGTCCAAGGGTGTCAAGGTCATGCTCTCCATCGGCGGTGGCGCTGGAGGATACTCCCTCAACTCCAGGCAAGACGCCTTCAAGCTTGCCCAGTACATCTGGAACAATTTCCTCGGTGGGCACTCCGACAAGAGGCCGCTTGGCGACGCCGTGCTCGACGGCGTCGACTTCGACATCGAGGGAGGAAACCCTGACTACTATGGAGCCCTTGCGGCATACCTCAAGTCCTTGGCTGCCAACGCCAAGGGCAAGGAGGTCTACCTGTCAGCGGCGCCGCAGTGTCCTTTCCCGGACCAGTGGGTCGGCAAAGCCCTTCAGACAGGCCTCTTCGACTATGTCTGGGTTCAGTTCTACAACAACCCACCTTGCCAATACACACCGGGAAGCATGGCCAACCTCGTCAATTCCTGGAACCAGTGGACAACAGGGATCACAGCTAAGTACATCTTTCTTGGCCTGCCGGCTGCACCAGATGCTGCAGGGAGTGGATTCATACCAGTAGGGAGCCTCAAGACGGAGGTGCTTCCCGCGCTCAACAACTCCACCAACTACGGAGGAGTGATGCTGTGGTCCAAGTTCTACGATGACCAGGATGGATACAGCTCGGCCATCAAGAATTCCGTCTGATCTCATATATATCTGCATGTTCGTTTCCACTCTGAATATGAGCgtctgtgagagagagagagagagagttgtgATGTATTGTCAGTACTACTTCATATAGTTTGGCTTAGTCTATATGTGTGCATACGAAATTCCATTgaataaaaatatttctattaccCTTGCATTCTATGGTCGCTGGACTTCAATTCAAGACGAATTAGAATCAACGGCTAACAATAAGTACCTTGTGCCTGGGGGTTAGGGCTCCAATCTGCATCGATATAGTCTTATCACGCCTGAAACAGATGTCCAGATAATCAAGTAtgccgagaaaaaaaaaaggaagggtgatattgtttagttcaccctaaaaaccaaaaaattttcaaaatttctcgtcacatcaaatcttgtggcacatgcatagaacattaaatatagataaaaacaaaaactaattgcacagtttgtctgtaaatcacaagatgaatcttttaagcctagttactctatgactgaacgatgtttgtcaaataaaaacgaaagtgctacagtgtcaaaatccaaaaactttttgatctaaacaaggcctaatttgaGACTACCTCAATGCGACAAAATTGCATATCATGACTTGATCACTCATATAATCTGGTAAGATCTCACAAGCAACATAAACGCCATATATAGATTTCAACAAAAGCGACTGCCGATGCAAACAGCAGTTGTACATACACCTCTTAGCTAAATGAACCAAAACCCTAAAACCTAATTCATTTGGCTTGCTCATCTATTCCTAAGCGTACTACTAAGCCACAGATAAGGGGCAggtaagagaaaagaaaagatgaaTTACGGCTAGCTACATAATCCCAGATTCTTCTGATCTAGTGGGTTACAGAGGCACCCCTAACTACACCTAGCTTGGGTTGCTTTGAGCAGAATCGTCAGCATGACCTATGTTAGAATCTGCCTGTTGTCTGGATGAACGCTGAAAGTAGTACCTGCAGGAGGAAAATGGTAGCAGTTATTCATTAGCAAGTAcatcgacggaaaactcataaaAAGAACTGTGTTCACGTGGCATACACAAAAATGTCGATTCCATGGAGAGATGAGTATTTCCTGAGCAGGCGCTCTATTGTATACCATTCTGATCGTTGGGAGCCACCTTGATAACCAATTCGGGGCATGTGGATAGCCGCttcagaagaaaaaaaaacaaaaaacaaaataacTAAATCTGATAGTACCTAAAGAGATAATTGCATCAGTTCAATACTAGAATGCAGAAGGAAAAAATGGGAACCATAGCATTTTGATAGCTTCAAAGGTGAGAAAGTGATTATAAGTGTTAGAATATAATTATAACAGCCCATATTGGGCTTATGGTCCATTGGCCTTGTACTCCTAGCCTGACTTGTACTAGTACCACATTGTAACTTGTACATGTACTGCAATTAAGCCTTCCCGACTATATATATCAAAGGTCACCCCCTATTGGGTGTGCAGTGTTTTTCTACATGGTATCAATCTAATCACGATCCTCGCTTCCTCTGCCCGTGCGCCCTACCTCTAGGGCTCACGCCATTGCACCACACAGTCGCCGTTGCGCACCAGCGCCCTCAGCCGCGCCGGTCCGCCGCCCGCTTGCCGCCGCCCCGGCCGCTCGACTTCGTCGCGCCGCCCAGGCCGCCGCCACCAACCCGGCCGCCCGACTCCGTCCACCGCCCAGGCCGCCGCCTCACCCGGCCGTCCGACTTCGTCGCGCGGCCGCCTACCCGCGGCCCTGCTCCTCGCGATCAGGCGACTACCTCCGGCGTCCTAGGGTCGTCCACAGCCGGCACCATGGGAGACGGCGTCGCCCCAGCCTTCTTCGCTGCTTATGCAGCCGTCAACGTGAAGCAACACGTTCCGATCTCCCTCAGCCTTGTGCGTCCCAACTACTCCAAGTTGAAGGCGTTCTTCACCGCCCTCTGCGGCAAGTATGGGCTGCTCGGCCACATCGATGGCACGGAGGACACGTGCTCGGCTGACCCCATGTGGTCTCAGCAGCCGACGCCTGCATCCATGGCTAGATGTACAGCTCCTGCGACGACACCGTCCTTGACCTCGCCATGGAGCCCGATCAAGACGCGCACGCTCTGTACGTCTCCATCGAGGCCCTGTTCCAGGCGAACAAGGAGCCTCGAGCGATCGTCCTCGGGCAGGAGTTCCACAGCATGTCCCAGGGCGATCTCTCCGTTGACGCCTACGCACAACAGATGAAGCACACCGCCGATGCACTACGGGAGGTTGGGCATACCATCTCCCTTTCGCAGCTCGTGCTCAATCTCCTGCGCGGCATCAATCCTCGCttcgccgccaccgccgacaTCATCGCCAATATGTCGCCGCTTCCTGAAGTCTGCCACCAACATGCTCCGCGTTAAGGCCGCTTCCTGACTTCAAGTCTACCACCAACATGCTCCGCGTCAAGGAACTTCGTCTCGGCAGCGAGGGTAAGGAGGTTTCGTCATCAGCACTCGCTGCTTCCACCAACTCCTCTTGCACCTCGCCTTCCTGCCAGTCCACCTCCTCTTCGGCCTCCAACCGTGGAGGTGGTGGCAAGGGCAAAGGTGGCCGCGGCGGCAACGACAACGGCAACAACAGCGGCGGTGGCGCAACCAGCAGCAGCATGGCGCCCCTCAGGGCGTCTCCGGCGGTCGTCAGGCTCCTCAGCCGACCGGCCCTTGGGTTTTGCTACAACCCTTGGGCCGTCCAGTGGACTTCTCAGCCACAGCGTGCGCAACAACACGATACTCAGCCTCCGCACTCGAACGAGAAACCGTAGTTTGTCGTTTGGAGGACCAAGAGGCTACTGCGTCTTCCTCGGCGACAACTTAGTCTCTTGGTCCTCAAAACGACAAACTATGGTTTCTCGTTCGAGTGCGAAAGCTGAGTATCGTGCTGTTGCGCACGATGTGGCTGAGACTTGTTGGCTTTGTCAGCTACTTCAGGAGCTCCACACACCCATATCTTCGGCGACGATCGTCTACTGCGGCAATGTTAGTGCTGTCTACATGACCGCCAATCAAGTTCATCATCGTCGCACGAAGCATTTTGAGATAGATATTCACGTCGTCCGTGAGAAGGTTGCTTTGGGACAGGTTCGGGTGCTCCATGTTCCATCGTCTCGTCAGTTCGCGGACATTATGACCAAAGGGTTACCTGTACTTTAGGTCCGGTTTTTGTGTTCGTGACTTTATTCACTGACTTTAGGTCCGGTCTTTATGTTCGTGACACTCCCGCTTAGACGGGTGTTAGAATATAATTATAACAGCCCATTGGCCTTGTATTCCTAGCCTGACTTGTATTAGTACCATATTGTAACTTGTACATATACTGCAAGCCTTCCCGGCTATATATATGAAAGGTCACCCCCCTATTGGGTGTGCGGTGTTTCTCTACAATAAGTTTAAAATAGGATTAAGTCCACTTTTAGCCCCTCAACTATTAGTCGAGTTTAATTTTAGTCCTCAACTAAAAAACCGTCTGTTTTTCACCCTCAACTATTAAAACCGGTCACTTTTAGCACCCAGAGAGAGGATAGGGCGGTTTTAAGCCACTTTGAgcgttttttccttttttcttttctatggttAAACCTGTGAATTTCATAGTGAATTGTTTGAGCATGGtaaattcatcaaattttttgggtagccttgtcatgatgttttctataaaggaaaaatatgaaactataaaagtaagtattttttggatgctaaaaaattagctcttttaattaatataCATGCTCTATGATTTTgtaggataatatatatatcctatgatcatgaaactttttgtgtAACTGTTTTATACTAAGATAGTCCTTCAAAAAAAGTTCAAGATTAATTTAATGATGTTTGCTTATGTCCCTAATTTATATGTAATTAACAAAGCATATAAATTAGGGATATAAGCAAACATCATCAAATTAATCTCAAACTTTTTGTGGAGGTCTATCTTAGTATACAATAGTTatgcaaaaagtttcatgatcataagatatatatattatcctacAAAAATCAGAACatacatttattaattaaaagagctaaTTTTTTAGCATAAAAACACTACTTAGAGATATAAGCAAACATCATCAAATTAATCTCAAACTTTTTGTGAAGGTCTatcttagggtttagggttatgcaaaaagtttcatgatcataggatatatatattatcctacAAAAATCAGAACatacatttattaattaaaagagctaaTTTTTTAGCATAAAAACACTACTTATTTTcatagtttcacattttttctGCATAGAGAGCATCATGACAAGGCTACCCaaaaaatttgatgaatttaCCATGCTCAAACAATTTACTATGAAATTCACAGGTTTaaccatagaaaagaaaaaggaaaaaccgcTCAAAGTGGCTCAAAACCGCCCTGTCCTCTCTCCAGGTGCTAAAAGTGACCGGTTTTGATAGTTGAGGGTGAAAAAACAGACGGTTTTGTAGTCGAGGGCTAAAATTAAACTCGGCCAATAGTTGAGGGGCTAAAAGTGGACTTAATCCTTTAAAATAGCTATACAAACATGCTCTCAcgatttataattaaataaattcCATGGACGTTTAGGCTGAACAGGATGTTTAGTGTGTAGATATTACTTGAAACAATAAACTTATTGATGACTGCATGCATTGGTGAAGAGATGGGTGGCATTCAGATATTCCAAGGCATGCTTTAGATTTCTAAACAATTTTATATTAAGGAACCAAACGGGAACAATACCAGAATGCGGAGCAGCTGAGAAGGCTGCTTTTGATAAACAGAGCTCCAAATCAGACATGGAGATTTCACTTCTCGGAACTTTACGTCTCGGATTGTAAGACTGAACGATAGCTAGTGCCACCCATAAAGGTGCATCCAAACTCCGGGTACAGTTGGCTTCTGCTAAGGATGCAAATGAAATGAAGACAGAGGACAGGTTCTTGTCAAAGTAAGGCACTATATAAAATAATAGAGAGGCAACATttagtaaatattttttttcttgaatactCAGAAGAGTTGCAAGTCAGTGTATTAGAGAATAAAAAGGAAGGACTGGTCCCCTTACAAGAGCCCCTAGGAATGAACCCTCCTTCCCCACTCCCCATACTGCTACAACTAGGCAACTAGCCCATAGGGGCCATAGCTAACAAACTGAAGTTCtttgatcaagattagcatggtTCCAATGATAGCATTGGCATTGTATTTAGCAGTTACAGAAGTTCATGCATCTAAATATGGCCTAAAGTGAAATGTAATGAACATAAAAGTAATACAAATTTGTGAAGCTTGTGCTAAAAAAAACTAACCATCAAGCTGAATCAAGTGAAGATCACCCATGTGGAGGTCATCAAATTTAGAAGCACGGTGATAAGCATCTGGAATGCATGTCGATAGACTAGTCAAAGCATCAAACATTCCTCCATGCCCCCAAGTCCCAGAATTATCTATGCAGCTGTGACAGCATTACAAATTATTTAGCACAAAAAATTTGGTTCAGAGGAAACTTGGAAGAAGTCGAAGgacaattttcttttctttatgtTAAGATACAACATCTTAACATCAAGTAGTTGGAAACTTGATATAGATGCCCAAAATAATAAATATACAACAAGAACTATTTTTAGACAATGGGAAACAGAAAACACCACGATCTCTGCATCCAAGACACAGCCATACAGGGAGCAGTAATAGCCATCCACAAATAGCATACTCATATTTTTTCTTACTAGAAAGTATAAGTACCTGAATATGATGGCAGGCTTTTTAGGACAAACTTTTGAAGGATCAGTACAATCTCCATATACAAATTGGATGGAtcctgctgctgaaatattcTGGCTTGTTGTGATATCAGGTTCCTTAACTGCTAGTGTTTGGTAACCCAAACTTTCCCATTTGGCCAATCTCTtttcttctatttttttcttGTTAACATCACGTTTCAGAAGCTTTTCTTCAGGCGCCGCTCTTTGCCTTCCAAATTCAACTGTGGCATCTTCACTAGAACCGGAAGCCTCTTTGAACTTCTCGACCCAGGATAGGTATGCAGCTTCGTTTAGCCCAGGATCAATGCGAATAGAATCGGAAGCCCTTCTAATAACAGTTCCATTGTCATCAGTCATATTTGGATTTATCTCAAATGCCCGTTCGTCCTTTTCTGAAGACTCATGGCTACGCATCATGACAACCTTTTCAGACATTGTTTTTAACTTCGCCAGTTTCTCCACACTGATTGTCTCAGCAGCTGTATCCTCATTGATTGTTTCTGTGGCTGTATCTGCTGGATCAAACAGGTGCAAGCCAAAGATAATTGATCTCATGTCACTAGCTTCATGTCCTGGATCTCCTCCCTTCCCATCAGTTCCATCCTCTTCTCCAATAATATTATGGCTAAGCTTAAGTTTTCTGTTGGCTCTTCGCATTATGACCTGATTCCAATTTTGAAAAGGACAAGAAACTCAGAATTTCAAAAACAACTTATTCAAGAGAGCATTAGGGCTCTACCAGTAAGCCCATAGTCTTTACCTCTTCAATTGTGCGCTGTGACACCAAATTTATTGACAACACATGGTTCAACTGTCCAATGCGGTGAGCACGCTGTAGGGCCTGTTTGTCAGCTTGAGGATTCCAATCTTGTTCATAAAAAATAACCTAAACCAATCATCCCAATAAGCATGGATAACATATAAATAAGGTTCATTGTCATCATTAGCAGCTGTTTGCTTGGTACTAAAAAGATATTTATTTAGAATAgataaaatattattagataTAGTAGGCAAAATCAGTCATAGGAGTAGCAATGTTATCAAGTTCAATGAGACTCACAGTATCGGCACCAATGAGATTAAGCCCCACACCACCTGCTCTAGTTGATATCATGAAAACAAATGCTCCACTTTGATTATCATCTCTGATAAGACCTTTCGTAGATTGAGAACTGAAATTTCTTATTGCTGcaaaccgttcctcagcacgtACCGAACCATCTAGGCGCTCATAAGTGTACTTGCGTAGCTCTAGGAAATCCTATTGAAGTGATAACACAAAATAAGAGAATGAAATATATGCATAAGTATTAAGAGAAATAAGTCGCCTATTGTGTTAGCATCACTGGGAAAAAGAAAACCTGAAGAATGTCAAGTGTCTGGGTCATCTGAGCAAATAGCAAAACACGATGTCCACATTCATGGAGCTTCTTCAGGACAAAATCTAGGACAATGAGCTTTCCACTAGCCTGAACAAAGATGACCATAAAATATAATTTAATACCCATGCCAGGTTAACAAAAGTCCAACCTGCTAATTCAAATGGCCCTAGTTGGCTGCTGAGCACGCAGGGAGCACTTTATGAGCAACTTAGAATTTCCAAGTTTTTGATAACAACAAAAATGGCAGTATTATTTGACATGGTGGCACCACACCCATGTCTATTGTTTTACCAGGTTTGGTTAGCACCTGCCCATCTTCTCTTTTTTAAAGAAAGTAAAACAAAAAAGGAAGAAAAGGGGGCTTCCTATTTACCCAGTTTTTCAATTGCATTTTCACAGCTAAACCACGATCATATGACACTAGGTAGATAGACTCTTAGCATTTAATCTTCTAATGAAGCAAACTAACCTGAACTAAATGCTCCCCTTCCACATAAGGCTCAGGTTCAATGCCACTGAACAGATATGGGTGACTGCAAGCTTTCCTCAGTTGTATTACCTGATGAGAATTTAGAAAAGCAAGAAATGAGCATTAAATTTGTTTTCTATGCATAAACTCGAAAAAGCAAGATAGAGCTGATAGATATATACAGCAAGTGTATAGATATATATAGCAAGTGTATATTAGGCAAGTTTACATTAGGCAAGTCCACAATCAGTGTGATTAGCACCTGCTATATATTACCTGTATACTCAGCCATATTGGCCATATATATATGAAGGTCACGCCCCCATGTTGGGTGTTATGAAGGTCACGACTCCTTCTCTTCTCCACCTCTCTCGGCAGAGATGGCTGATGCTGAACCAGCCGCTGATGCACCCGCTCCTGCACAACAGCaggccgtcgtcatccaccccTACACCGCCATCAATGTGAAGACCCACATCCCGGTGGTCTTGGAGATGAAAAACCCCAACTTCACCAAGTGGGCTTCGTTCTTCAAGTCCCTGTGTGGGAAATTCAGTCTTCTCCCTTCTCCTGCTGATCCATCATGGGACATTGCCGAGTGCACCATCCGCAGTTGGATCTTGAACATCGTCGATGACTCCGTCCTTGATCTGGCCCTCACCAAAGAGAACCAGACCGCCGGCGAGCTGTGGGTGGCCATTGAAGGCCTCTTCCGCTCCAACCGCGCACCCCAGGCTGTCTTCCTAAGCAGGGCGACTCGACAATCGACGAGTACTGCCAGAAACTCAAGGTCAAGGCTGCCGCTCTTCGGGATGTCGGCGAAACCATCGAGGACGCCCAGCTTGTCCTCAGCCTCCTTCGTGGCCTCAACCCGCGCTTCAGCGGCACCGCCGACGACATTGCCAATTCTGCTTTTCTGCCCTCCTTCTCCAGGGCCCGCGAGATGCTCTCTCTCAAAGAGCTGCGTCTCGCAATGACGAGAGACCACGGCAGCATCCGCCATGGTGGCCGCTTCTGGTTCCACTTGCACCTCCAAAGGGTGCCGCTCCTCCTCGTCTAATGCTGCTCCCAAGGGCTCCGGGGGCGGAGGCGACAAGAAAGGCAAGGGCGGCAAGAAGCAAGGAGGTTGGCGTGGCCAGGGAAACGACAACACTGGCTGGCAGCAGGGCCACAATGCCCAGGGCAGGGGCAACCGCCCCATGCCATGGTTCTGCTACAACCCATACACCTCCCAAGGCGGTGCTCCTTCAGGCGGCGGCTGGCAGCAAGGCCCCAGCCCTGGCGGCTGGCAGTAGGGCGCCCAAGGCAAGCGCAACCAGGGCCTCCTGGGTGCACACCCACAGGCTAACTTCGCTGCACCACCGACCCCTTCACCAATGTGGGAACAGGCCGGCCTCATCGCCGCCTTAAACCAGATGGCGCTCCAGAACTTCGGCTAGGTCATGGACTCCGGCACCACCTCCCACATGCACGACACGGATGGTATACTTCTTTCTCGTCAACCCTCCTCTATTCCATCCATCACTGTTGGCAACGGTCACCATCTTCCTGTGTCCTGCTCCGCAACTCCACATCACCTGGCAGCACTTCCTCCTTTTCACTTCGCAATGTTCTCGTTGTCCCCTTTCTAGTGCGCAACTTACTTTCAGTTCGCCAATTTACTCGTGACAACCATTGCACTATTGAATTTATGCGTTTGGTTTCTCTGTTAAGGACCTGCAGACAAACGCGTGATTCTTCGCTCCAATAGCCCAGACGGCCTCTACACCGTCCCTGCCACACCATAAGCCAACCTCGCCACCTCCACCAACCTCTGGCACCATCGCCTTGGTCATCCAGGAGTTGCTACCCTAGATTTGCTTAGACAAAATAATTTCATCTCATGTAATAAGTCAGCTCATACTCTCTGTCATTCATGTCAACTTGGCAAGCATGTGCGGCTGCCTTTTGAAATTCCAGCTCGGTTTCATCCTTACCCTTTGAGCTTATTCACTGTGATGTTTGGACTTCCCCGGTCGCTAGTGTTTCTGGTGTACAATACTACCTTGTCATCCTCGATGACTTCACCCACTTTTGCTGGACCTTTCCTCTAGTCCGAAAGTCCGAGGTAGTCACTCACACATCACCAACTTCTGCGCTTTTGTCCACACACAGTTCAGTCTTCTTGTCAAGGCTGTACAGGCTAATAATGGCACTGAGTTCGTCAATAATGCCCCCAGCACCTTTTTTGCCTCCAGCGGCATTCACTTACGCCTCTCCTGCCCTTATACCTCCTCTCAAAATGGCAAGGCTGAACGCATCATTCGTTCTCTGAACAACATCTGTCGCACGCTGCTCATCCACGCTCACATGCCAACCAAATACTAGGCAGAGGCGCTAGCTATAGCCACCTATCTCCTAAACCGACGTCCCTGCTCAGCTATTGGCCATAGAGTTCCTTATGAGCAACTCCACCAGCAGCCCCCTGACTACACCATTCTTCGTGTTTTCGGTTGCCTCTGCTATCCACATCTAAACACAAGCTGGCTCCACGCTCCACCCCTTTCTCGGATACCCCTCCTCCCATAAGGGTTACCGGTGTCTCGACCTCACCACTAGACGGATCATAATTTCCCGTCATATTGTCTTCGACGAGACACGGTTTCCTTTCAGTTCTGACCCCACCAGTGCGCTCCctagctctctggattttcttgTTACAGGTCCTGCCGCGCCGATGCTCCGCACTGCTGCCACGACACCCCCCTGCGGTCACTCCATCGCCAGCCGATGTTGAGCAGCCGCGCCACCGAGCTCATTTGGAGGAGCTCACTGAGAACCCAGCCATCCTACAGCTTGGCCCGATCCTAGCACCTGCTCCTGCTGGCCCTCCGCCCCTACGGGTTTACACTTGGCGATAAAGATGAGCATGCAGCCCGAAGCCCAGAGGCCCGACGCGAAGCCCGGTTTTTTGGCCCGGCCCAAGCCCGGCCTCCATCGGGCCCGTGCCAGGCACGGCCCGGTCCACAGCCCGTGCTTGGGCTGTCCCCACGGCACGGCCCGTTTTCAAAGGGGAGGCCCGGTAGCGGCTCGCTAGCAGGGGGCATATATAACCCCCCGCCCCGGCGCCCCCTGGCTCCCAAACCCTAGCGCTCATTCACCTCCCTCAGTCCCCGCCGCGCACCTCCCTGGCTCCCTCGACGCCTCGACTCGATCCCTCCGTCTCCCTCGACCTCGACTCGATCCGACGAACCCTAATCCTCTCCTTCACTCTCGCCACCGCCGACCACCAGTCTCCCTCGACCGTCTGGGAGATCTCGACTCGATCCCTCCGTCTCCCTCGACCATCTGGGAGATCTCGTCTCAC contains:
- the LOC8081562 gene encoding hevamine-A produces the protein MATYASTSSLACLFIVLLVSLALPGSHGGSIAIYWGQNGNEGTLADTCATGNYAFVNIAFLCSFGSGQKPQLNLAGHCDPYSNACTNLTADINSCQSKGVKVMLSIGGGAGGYSLNSRQDAFKLAQYIWNNFLGGHSDKRPLGDAVLDGVDFDIEGGNPDYYGALAAYLKSLAANAKGKEVYLSAAPQCPFPDQWVGKALQTGLFDYVWVQFYNNPPCQYTPGSMANLVNSWNQWTTGITAKYIFLGLPAAPDAAGSGFIPVGSLKTEVLPALNNSTNYGGVMLWSKFYDDQDGYSSAIKNSV